In one Neobacillus sp. WH10 genomic region, the following are encoded:
- the rnz gene encoding ribonuclease Z, whose translation MDVFFLGTGAGMPAKLRNVTSIALKLLEERGAVWLFDAGEATQHQILHTSIKPRRIEKIFITHLHGDHIYGLPGLLSSRSFQGGESEVTVYGPKGIKEYIQVSLSLSQTYLKYPLTVIEITEGIIFEDEQFTVEALILEHGIPSYGYRIIEKDRPGTLLADKLKETGVQPGPIFRKIKNGETVTLEDGRVIEPGEFLGPSQKGRIVTILGDTRYCENALLLAKNADLLIHEATFSKGEEKLAFDYFHSTTHQAADIALQSECKQLCLTHISSRYDRNTWSELVEEAKEVFLNTEIAEDFKEINIPLK comes from the coding sequence ATGGATGTTTTTTTCTTAGGTACAGGAGCAGGAATGCCGGCCAAGCTTCGTAATGTGACATCGATTGCACTTAAATTACTGGAAGAGCGGGGGGCTGTTTGGTTATTTGATGCCGGTGAGGCTACCCAGCATCAAATTTTACATACATCAATCAAACCGCGTAGAATTGAAAAAATTTTCATAACCCACCTTCATGGTGATCATATTTATGGTCTGCCTGGTTTGTTATCGAGCCGTTCTTTTCAAGGCGGGGAATCAGAGGTAACAGTCTACGGGCCCAAAGGGATTAAAGAATACATTCAAGTAAGTTTATCTTTAAGCCAGACTTATTTAAAATATCCGTTAACGGTGATCGAAATCACTGAGGGCATTATTTTTGAAGATGAACAGTTTACAGTCGAAGCACTCATACTTGAACACGGTATTCCTTCTTACGGCTACCGAATTATAGAAAAGGATCGGCCAGGTACATTGCTTGCTGATAAGCTGAAGGAGACAGGAGTACAGCCAGGGCCCATTTTTCGAAAAATCAAAAATGGTGAAACCGTCACACTTGAAGATGGCAGGGTTATTGAACCTGGTGAGTTTCTCGGGCCTTCCCAAAAAGGTCGTATTGTCACAATTCTTGGCGATACCAGATATTGTGAAAATGCGCTGTTGTTAGCAAAAAATGCCGATCTTTTGATCCATGAAGCAACCTTCTCAAAAGGGGAAGAAAAGCTTGCGTTTGATTATTTCCATTCAACAACCCATCAGGCTGCAGATATTGCTTTACAGTCTGAGTGTAAGCAGTTGTGCCTAACCCATATTAGTTCTCGTTATGACCGAAATACTTGGAGCGAATTAGTAGAAGAGGCGAAGGAAGTTTTTCTGAATACGGAGATCGCGGAGGATTTTAAAGAAATAAATATCCCACTCAAGTAA
- the zwf gene encoding glucose-6-phosphate dehydrogenase codes for MEQNMTSLIMIFGATGDLAKRKLFPSLYRLFSRNKLDKFAVIGVARRTLTNEEFQQSVKESVESALGNKDNLDEFISHFYYQSHDVADSNSYVQLRTFADQIDENYHLEGNRIFYLAMAPEFFGTIALHLKSDGLTDVKGYKRLVIEKPFGHDLESAKELNKQIRSAFSEKEIYRIDHYLGKEMVRNIEVIRFANAIFEPLWNNRYISNIQITSSETLGVEERGRYYETSGALRDMLQNHMLQMVALLAMEPPINLTTDEIRSEKVRVFRALRTIEGDKVNDYFVRGQYAEGTIEDKQVPKYRDEAMVDNESNTETFVAGKIMIDNFRWAGVPFYIRTGKRMSAKSTKIVIQFKDIPMNLYYQPEKMLNPNLLVIHIQPEEGITLHLNAKKAGGHLDAQEVKLSFANTGVHAMNTPEGYEKLLYDCMRGDATNFTHWDEVAYSWAFVDKISAVWEKTKAAFPNYESGSMGPKEADELLEKDGRFWWPVSDLEVDICK; via the coding sequence GTGGAGCAAAACATGACTTCATTAATTATGATTTTTGGAGCAACAGGTGATTTAGCAAAACGGAAGTTATTTCCTTCCCTTTACCGATTATTTTCACGCAATAAATTAGATAAGTTTGCGGTAATTGGTGTTGCTAGAAGGACTTTAACGAATGAAGAGTTCCAACAATCAGTAAAAGAATCGGTCGAATCTGCTTTAGGGAATAAGGATAATCTTGATGAATTTATCTCCCATTTTTACTATCAATCACATGATGTGGCGGATTCAAACTCATATGTACAATTAAGAACATTTGCCGATCAGATTGATGAAAATTATCACCTTGAGGGGAACCGTATCTTTTATCTCGCAATGGCACCGGAATTTTTCGGCACGATTGCCTTACATCTAAAATCTGATGGGTTAACAGATGTGAAAGGCTATAAAAGGCTTGTGATTGAAAAACCATTCGGACACGACCTAGAATCTGCCAAAGAATTAAACAAGCAAATTAGAAGTGCTTTTTCCGAAAAAGAGATCTACAGGATTGATCACTATTTAGGAAAAGAAATGGTTCGAAACATTGAAGTCATCCGTTTTGCCAATGCTATTTTTGAACCGCTTTGGAATAACCGGTATATCTCTAATATTCAAATTACCTCGAGTGAAACCCTAGGTGTTGAAGAACGTGGACGATATTACGAAACAAGCGGGGCACTAAGGGATATGCTGCAAAACCATATGCTGCAAATGGTAGCATTGCTGGCAATGGAGCCGCCAATTAACCTAACAACGGATGAAATTCGTTCCGAGAAGGTAAGAGTATTTAGAGCGCTTCGAACTATCGAAGGTGATAAAGTGAATGACTATTTTGTCCGTGGACAGTATGCTGAGGGCACAATTGAGGATAAGCAGGTTCCAAAATACCGTGATGAAGCAATGGTGGACAACGAGTCGAATACCGAAACCTTTGTTGCCGGCAAAATCATGATTGATAATTTTCGCTGGGCCGGTGTTCCTTTTTATATTCGCACTGGCAAAAGAATGTCCGCGAAATCAACGAAAATTGTTATTCAGTTTAAGGATATTCCAATGAATTTATATTATCAACCTGAAAAAATGCTGAATCCTAACCTACTCGTGATCCATATCCAACCCGAGGAAGGGATTACCCTACATCTTAATGCCAAGAAAGCAGGCGGGCACTTGGATGCTCAAGAGGTGAAACTTAGCTTCGCTAATACGGGGGTTCATGCCATGAATACTCCCGAAGGCTATGAGAAACTTCTTTACGATTGCATGCGCGGTGATGCCACCAATTTTACTCATTGGGATGAAGTGGCCTATTCCTGGGCTTTTGTTGATAAAATCTCGGCTGTTTGGGAAAAAACAAAAGCAGCATTTCCTAATTACGAGTCCGGATCAATGGGTCCTAAGGAAGCGGATGAGCTCTTAGAAAAAGACGGCCGCTTCTGGTGGCCTGTATCAGATTTAGAAGTAGATATTTGTAAATAA